CTTGCCTTGAGCGTATGCGTCAGCCGATCTGCACTTCTTCGCGCAGGTCGTGCCAGATGTCCTTGGAAATTTCGATGAAGCGCGTGTCGTAGCGGATCTCCGACGTGACGCGCGGGCGCGGCAGGTCGATCTCGTACACGCGCTTGAGCGTGGCGGGCCGCGCGGTCAGCACGAACACGCGGTCGGCCAGCGCGATCGCCTCCTCGAGATCGTGCGTGACGAACACCACCGAGCCCTTGTTCGCCGACCAGAGCTGCAGCAGCTCGTCCTGCATCAGCGTGCGCGTCTGCATGTCGAGCGCGGAGAACGGCTCGTCCATCAGCAGGATTTCCGGCTGGTTGATGAAGGTCTGCGCGAGCGCGACGCGCTTTCTCATCCCGCCGGACAGCTGGTGCGGGTAGTGCTTCGTGAACTTGTCGAGGCCGACCTTGCGGATCCATTCCTCGGCCTGCGTGTACGCGACGTCCTTCGAGCGGCCGCGAAACAGCGGGCCCGCCGCGACGTTGTCGATCACGTTGCGCCACGGGAATACCGCGTCGGCCTGGAACACGAAGCCGATGCGCGGGTCGATCCCGTCGACCGGACGGCCCATCACGCGCACTTCGCCCGTTGCGGGCTTGAGCAGCCCGGTGATCAGGTTCAGCGTCGTCGACTTGCCGCAGCCGGTCGGGCCGACGATCGCGATGAACTCGCCGCGCGCGACGCTCATGCTGAAGTCGCGCAGCGCGACGGTGGCCTTGCCTTCCGGCGAAATGAAGCGGCACGACACGTTGCGAAACTCGATCGCCGGTGTGCTCGGGGAGACTGCCTGGTTCATCGCATTGATCCTGCGGGTGAGGAGAGCGTCGCAGCGTGGCGGCGCCGGGCCGGTCAACCGGGCCGGAACGGGGCGCGCACGGCGGCGGGATCGCCGCCGCCGGCGCGACTGCCGAGTTCGATTACTTCGCGTTCACGAAATCGTTCGTGTAGGTGCGCGCCAGGTCGATGTGCTTGCCCTTCACCGACGGGTTGAACGCCGACAGCACCTTCAGCACGGTGGCCGGGCCATCGGCCGGCATCTTGCCGTCGGCCGTGTACATCGGCAGCGACGCCTTCAGCGCGCTCACGTACAGCGCCTTGTCCTTCTGGTAGTCGGCCGGCATCTTCGCGGCGATCTCGTCGGCGCTGTGCGTGTGGATGAACTGCATCGTCTTCGCGAACGCGTGCGCGAGCTTGGTCGCCTGATCCTTGTGCGAATCGGCCCACGCCGACTGCACGTACAGGCTCGCGGCCGGGTAGGTGCCGCCGAGTGCGGCGCGCGTGCCTTCGAGCGTGCGCAGGTCGACCAGCACCTTCGCGTCGCCCATCTTCTCGAGCGCGGACACCGTCGGCTCGGTCGTCATGCCGGCGTCGATACGGCCCTGCTTGATCGCTGCGATGAAGCTCGCGTCGGCGCCGACCGGCAGCATCGTGTACTGGGTCGACTGCACGCCGTGCTGGAGCGCAAGGTATTGGGTGAGGAAGCTGGTCGACGAGCCGAGGCCCGTCACGCCGAGCGTCTTGCCCTTCGCGTCGGCCATCGACTTGAAGGTCGGCGCGGCCTTGGTCGACACCATCTCGACTTCGCCCGGCACCTGGCAGAGCACGGCGATCGCCTTCACGTCCTTGCCCTTGCTCTGCAGGTCGACCGTGTGGTCGTAGAAGCCGACCACGCCCTGCACGGCGCCTGCCAGCAGTTCGTTCTCGGCGTCGACGCCGGCCGGCTGCGACAGCAGCTCGACGTCGAGCCCTTCGGCCTTGAAGTAGCCGAGTTCCTGCGTGAGCCGCGCGGGCAGGTAGATCAGCTTCGCGATCCCGCCGACCATGATCGTGATCTTGCCGCCGTCGTCGGCGAAAGCGGGGTGAGCGGCGAGCGCGCAGCTGAGGCTGGCTGCAACGGCGAGGGTGCGCAGGATGGGTCGCATCGGGATCGTCTCCTTCGTTGTATTCGTATGGCGCGATGCGTGCTGCATCGTCACGACGAGTATAGGGAGGCGAAACCTTCTGCAACCTTTCGCGGGTTGGCGGTTCCTTTAGGGGTTTTCCACGAATCCGACGCGAATGCTCGAAGAGCGCCCCCCAGCCGGATTGCGCCGGAGGTTGGAATGGCAATAGGCCTATCTATGCTGATTTCTCGGCATTACGCTTTGGCAAGCACGAAGAGGATCATCCATTGCGCCCAGATCAACTACGGAAGCATGACATCACGACAATAGCCTTGGTCGACGAGGACGCATCGCGTTGCGCAACGTGCCGCCTCTGATTTCTCATAATCTGTTCGGTTCGCTTTCTGACTTGATATTTCATTTCGACGATCCAATGAGTCTAACCACCATCGCCATTGCCGACGACCATCCGGTCGTAATCGAAATGCTGAAGCGTCTGCCTCAATGGGAACCGGATTTCCTCATCTCGCATTGCTGCAATAGCGGGGAGGGGCTGATTGACGCATTGACTCGCTCCCCGGTCGATCTCATCGTCGTCGACTATTAAAGACTGCCCTGATAACAGCGTGATTCGCACTATCTCGCATAGCCCGGTACTCGTTTCCGCGCTTCTGACTTGCGTTCTCACATACGTCGCTGGTGTTTTTGTCTGGGGTGGCCAATTTGTGTTCGGATTACCATTCAGCCCGTCCTCCGGTGCGCTGCCTGAGATAGTGAAGTACGACCTATTGATGCGCCTGTTTGTTGGCTCGCTCGCTGCACCAATAGTGGAAACATTTCTCTTCCAGTGGCTTCCCATTCGGTTGCTTCGCCGCACATTCGGAGGGAACGTTTGGTCAGCGATCGGTGTTTCCACTCTTGTGTTCGGTGCAACGCACGGCTACAGCATCCTGTACGTGGCAGTCGCTTTATGGGGCGGGCTGATTTTCGCAACGGTCTTCGTGCTGCGTGATTACCCTGGTGGTCGTCCCTTTTTGGTCGTCGCCACCGCCCATGCCGCCCGCAACACGCTGGCAAGTATCCTCATCTAACGCGAACGCATTGTTTCCGGGTCAATCCGTAGATTCGTCGCCAATTGGCCGGATGAACGGCCCCTGAACCCACACGAAATCTTGATGACTCGGTCGAGGCAACGCCTGTACGTCGGGACGAATGACCCGCGCTCAGCGCCAGCCCGTCAGCACCCGCCCCATCGCGTCGAGCCCCATGTCGAACAGGTGCGCCACGAACGGCACGAGGTTCGGGATCATCAGTTGCACGAGCAACAGCCCGACGAGCATCGTCACGGGAAAGCCGACCTGGAACACGCCGATCTGCGGCGCCGCGCGGTTCAGGATGCCGAGCGCGAGGTTCGCGATCAGCAGCGCCGCGATCACCGGCAGCGCGAGCAGCAGCCCCATCTCGAACACCGTCGTGCCGAACGACGCGAGCGTGCGCCAGCCGGGCGCGTGCAGCAGGTCGGCCGACACCGGCAGCGACTGGAACGACGCGGTGAGCGCGGCGAACACCTGCAGGTGACCGTCCACCGCGAGGAACGCGAGCATCGCGATCGCGTTCAGGAAGCGGCCCATCGCGGGCGTCGCGCCGCTCGTGTGCGGATCGAAAAAGGTGGCGAAGCCGAGCCCCATCGACAGCCCGATGAAATCGCCGGCCGCCCCGACCGCCGCGAACACGATCTGCATCGTGAAGCCCATCGCGACACCGATCAGGAACTGCGTGACGACGATCCAGATGCCCTGCGCGGAGAACACGGTGACGTCCGGCATCGCGCCGAGCGTGGGGGCGACGACCAGCGCCATGAACGCGGCGAGGCCGATCTTCACGCGGATGGGCACCGCCGCATGGCCGACGACGGGCGCGGTCGCGACGAGCGCGAGCATCCTCACGAATGGCCACAGGAACGCCGTGAGCCAGCCGTTGAGCTGCGCGTAGGTAACCGAGAACATCGTCGCCGGGTGGTGCGCGCGGCTCAGCCGACGCCGAGCGTCGCGACGTGCAGCAGCGTCTGCCGCAGGTAGTCGAGCATCGTCGTCATCATCCACGGGCCGGCGATCACGAGCGTCGCGGCGACCGCGAGCAGCTTCGGGATGAACGACAGCGTCGCCTCGTTGATCTGCGTCGCGGCCTGGAACAGGCTCACGACCAGGCCGACCGCGAGTGCGACCAGCAGCAGCGGGGCGGCCAGCAGCAGGCCGACCATCATCGCGTGGTGCGCGAGCGTCATCACTTGTTCGGGCGTCATCGTGCGTGTTCCTCCGCGGCTTACGTAAAGCTCTGCGCGAGCGAGCCGATCAGCAGCTGCCAGCCGTCGACCAGCACGAACAGCATCAGCTTGAACGGCAGCGACACGGTGGACGGCGACACCATCATCATCCCCATCGACATCAGCACGCTCGCGACGACCATGTCGATGATCAGGAACGGGATGAACACCGTGAAGCCGATCTGGAAGCCGGTCTTCAGCTCGCTCGTGACGAACGCCGGCACCAGCAGCGACAGCGGCACGTCCTCGGGCCCCTGCATCGGCGCGGCCTTCGAGATCTTCGCGAACAGCGCGAGATCGGTCTCGCGGGTCTGCTTCAGCATGAAGGTCTTGAACGGCGCGACGCCGCGCTGCACCGCCTGCTCCATCGGCATCGAGCCGTCGGAGAACGGCTTGTAGCCGTCGTTGTACGCCCGGTCGAGCACCGGCGACATCACGAAGAAGGTGAGGAACATCGCGAGGCCGACGAGCACCTGGTTCGGCGGCGTCGTCGCGGTGCCGAGCGCCTGGCGCAGCAGCGACAGCACGATGATGATGCGCGTGAAGCTCGTCATCATCAGCAGCATCGCCGGCAGGAACGACAGCATCGTGAGCAGCAGCATCGTCTGCACGCTCAGCGAATACGTGGTGCCGCCGTGCGGGCCCGGGCTCGCGTTGAACGCGGGCAGGCCGTTCGCCTGCGCATACGCGAGCGCGGGGGCGAGGCAGAGGATCAGCACGGGCGCGAAGCGCGCCGCGCGATGCAGGAAGGCGTGTTTCATCGGAATGCGGGGTCGGAAAGAGGGCGCGGCGCCATGTCAGCGGTCCTTGCCGCGACCGAGGCGCTTCGCGGCTTCGCCCGCGAGCGCGTCGCGAAACCGCGAGCCGAACGTGCCGGGCAGGCCGCCGTCGGACGGGGCGGCGCCGGCGGGCGCGTCAGCGGAAACCGGGGCCGCCGCCGAACCGGCCGGCAGCGTGTGCAGCAATCGCACGTTGCCCGGCGCGACGCCGAGCACGAGCCAGGTGTCGCCGATCTCGACGATCGTCGCGCTTTCCTTCGCGCCGACCGCGACGCTCGACACGACCTTCAGCGGGCCGCCGCGGCGGGCATGCTGGAAGCCGAAGCGGCGTGCGAGCCACGCGCACGCGAACACGAGACCGATCACGACCGCGAGCCCGACCAGCGTCTGCAGCACCGCGCCGAAGCCGAGCGACGGTGCGGCCGAGCCGACCATCACGCTCGATGCGATCGACCCGGGGTGGTTCACCGCGTTCATGTCGGCGGCGCCGGCCGGTACGCAGGCAAGCGACGCCGCAAGGGCCGCGGCAGCCGCTGCCACGCTTGCGACGCGCTCGCGGCGGCCGGGCTTTACTACGTTCATCGATTCAGTTTCCGGATGCGTTCGGCCGGCGTGATGATGTCGGTCAGGCGGATGCCGAACTTGTCGTTGACCACCACGACCTCGCCCTGCGCGATCAGGCAACCGTTCACGAGCACGTCCATCGGCTCGCCGGCCATGCCGTCCAGCTCGACGACCGAACCCTGCGCGAGCTGCAGCAGGTTGCGGATCGCGATCTTCGTGCGGCCGAGCTCCACGGTCATCTTGACCGGGATGTCGAGAATCATCTCGATGTCGTTGTGCGTCGTGTTTGCCGCGGCCTTCGACAGCGGCTGGAACACGCCGGCGCCTGTCGCACCGGCCGGCACCGGCTGCTCGTTCTGCTCGGCGAGCGCGGCCGCCCAGTCGTCCATGCCCGGATCTTCCTCCGCCGCGGCCGGTGCCGCCTGTGCGGCGGCGGCCGATGCCGCGAGGGCCGCGTCGGCCATCGCTTGTGCGTCGTCCTCGGGCGTCTGGTTCAGCTCACTCATATCCACCTTCCTTCATCGAATCGCCCGCGCTGATCATCTTCTGCACGCGCAACGCATATTGACCATTGAAAATTCCGTAGCCGCATTCCATCACCGGCACGCCGTCGACCTTCGCGGTGATCGTGTCCTCGATCTCCAGCGGCAGCACGTCGCCCGCGCGCAGGTTCAGGATCTTCTCGAAGTTCGACGAGATCTCGGCGAGGTTCGCGGTCAGCTCGACCTCGGCGGACTGCACCTGCTGCGACAGCACGCGCACCCAGCGGCGGTCGACTTCGAGCGCCTCGCCCTGGATCGGCGACGCGAGCACGTCGCGGATCGGCTCGACCATCGAGTACGGCATGCAGATGTGCAGCGTGCCGCCCGTCGGCCCGAACTCGATCGAGAACTGCGTGACGATGACGATCTCGTTCGGCGTCGCGACGTTCGCGAACTGCGTGTGCATTTCCGAGCGCACGAACTCGAACTGCAGCGGCCGCACGCTCTTCCAGGCGGTCGTGTAGTGCTCGAACACGAGGTTCAGCAGCTTGCCGATGATCCGCTGCTCGGTGGCCGTGAAGTCGCGGCCCTCGACGCGCGTGTGAAAGCGCCCGTCGCCGCCGAACAGGTTGTCGACGACGAAGAACACGAGGTTCGGGTCGAACACGAACAGCGACGTGCCGCGCAGCGGCTTCACGTGCACCAGGTTCAGGTTCGTCGGGATCGGCAGGTTGCGGGTGAACTCGCTGTACTTCTGCACCTTCACCTGGCTGACGGAGATTTCCGCCGTGCGCCGCATGAAGTTGAAGATGCCGATCCGCAACAGGCGCGCGAAACGGTCGTTGATGATCTCGAGGCCGGGCATCCGGCCGCGGACGATCCGCTCCTGCGTCGCAATGTTGTAGGGGCGGACGCCCGATGTGTCGCGCTGTTCGTCGACTGAATCGGCTTCGCCCGTGACGCCCTTGAGGAGGGCATCGACCTCCTCCTGGGACATGAACTCCTGGTGACCCATACGCGCTCCTTTCGCGGCCGCGTTACTGGACGACGAACTCGGTGAACAGCACGTCGTCGACCTTCGCG
The nucleotide sequence above comes from Burkholderia sp. HI2500. Encoded proteins:
- the fliO gene encoding flagellar biosynthetic protein FliO; the encoded protein is MNVVKPGRRERVASVAAAAAALAASLACVPAGAADMNAVNHPGSIASSVMVGSAAPSLGFGAVLQTLVGLAVVIGLVFACAWLARRFGFQHARRGGPLKVVSSVAVGAKESATIVEIGDTWLVLGVAPGNVRLLHTLPAGSAAAPVSADAPAGAAPSDGGLPGTFGSRFRDALAGEAAKRLGRGKDR
- the fliP gene encoding flagellar type III secretion system pore protein FliP (The bacterial flagellar biogenesis protein FliP forms a type III secretion system (T3SS)-type pore required for flagellar assembly.), with protein sequence MKHAFLHRAARFAPVLILCLAPALAYAQANGLPAFNASPGPHGGTTYSLSVQTMLLLTMLSFLPAMLLMMTSFTRIIIVLSLLRQALGTATTPPNQVLVGLAMFLTFFVMSPVLDRAYNDGYKPFSDGSMPMEQAVQRGVAPFKTFMLKQTRETDLALFAKISKAAPMQGPEDVPLSLLVPAFVTSELKTGFQIGFTVFIPFLIIDMVVASVLMSMGMMMVSPSTVSLPFKLMLFVLVDGWQLLIGSLAQSFT
- a CDS encoding CPBP family intramembrane glutamic endopeptidase, whose translation is MIRTISHSPVLVSALLTCVLTYVAGVFVWGGQFVFGLPFSPSSGALPEIVKYDLLMRLFVGSLAAPIVETFLFQWLPIRLLRRTFGGNVWSAIGVSTLVFGATHGYSILYVAVALWGGLIFATVFVLRDYPGGRPFLVVATAHAARNTLASILI
- the fliN gene encoding flagellar motor switch protein FliN, whose protein sequence is MSELNQTPEDDAQAMADAALAASAAAAQAAPAAAEEDPGMDDWAAALAEQNEQPVPAGATGAGVFQPLSKAAANTTHNDIEMILDIPVKMTVELGRTKIAIRNLLQLAQGSVVELDGMAGEPMDVLVNGCLIAQGEVVVVNDKFGIRLTDIITPAERIRKLNR
- the fliM gene encoding flagellar motor switch protein FliM; translation: MGHQEFMSQEEVDALLKGVTGEADSVDEQRDTSGVRPYNIATQERIVRGRMPGLEIINDRFARLLRIGIFNFMRRTAEISVSQVKVQKYSEFTRNLPIPTNLNLVHVKPLRGTSLFVFDPNLVFFVVDNLFGGDGRFHTRVEGRDFTATEQRIIGKLLNLVFEHYTTAWKSVRPLQFEFVRSEMHTQFANVATPNEIVIVTQFSIEFGPTGGTLHICMPYSMVEPIRDVLASPIQGEALEVDRRWVRVLSQQVQSAEVELTANLAEISSNFEKILNLRAGDVLPLEIEDTITAKVDGVPVMECGYGIFNGQYALRVQKMISAGDSMKEGGYE
- a CDS encoding ABC transporter substrate-binding protein, producing MRPILRTLAVAASLSCALAAHPAFADDGGKITIMVGGIAKLIYLPARLTQELGYFKAEGLDVELLSQPAGVDAENELLAGAVQGVVGFYDHTVDLQSKGKDVKAIAVLCQVPGEVEMVSTKAAPTFKSMADAKGKTLGVTGLGSSTSFLTQYLALQHGVQSTQYTMLPVGADASFIAAIKQGRIDAGMTTEPTVSALEKMGDAKVLVDLRTLEGTRAALGGTYPAASLYVQSAWADSHKDQATKLAHAFAKTMQFIHTHSADEIAAKMPADYQKDKALYVSALKASLPMYTADGKMPADGPATVLKVLSAFNPSVKGKHIDLARTYTNDFVNAK
- the fliQ gene encoding flagellar biosynthesis protein FliQ, whose product is MTPEQVMTLAHHAMMVGLLLAAPLLLVALAVGLVVSLFQAATQINEATLSFIPKLLAVAATLVIAGPWMMTTMLDYLRQTLLHVATLGVG
- the fliR gene encoding flagellar biosynthetic protein FliR encodes the protein MFSVTYAQLNGWLTAFLWPFVRMLALVATAPVVGHAAVPIRVKIGLAAFMALVVAPTLGAMPDVTVFSAQGIWIVVTQFLIGVAMGFTMQIVFAAVGAAGDFIGLSMGLGFATFFDPHTSGATPAMGRFLNAIAMLAFLAVDGHLQVFAALTASFQSLPVSADLLHAPGWRTLASFGTTVFEMGLLLALPVIAALLIANLALGILNRAAPQIGVFQVGFPVTMLVGLLLVQLMIPNLVPFVAHLFDMGLDAMGRVLTGWR
- a CDS encoding ABC transporter ATP-binding protein, with the translated sequence MNQAVSPSTPAIEFRNVSCRFISPEGKATVALRDFSMSVARGEFIAIVGPTGCGKSTTLNLITGLLKPATGEVRVMGRPVDGIDPRIGFVFQADAVFPWRNVIDNVAAGPLFRGRSKDVAYTQAEEWIRKVGLDKFTKHYPHQLSGGMRKRVALAQTFINQPEILLMDEPFSALDMQTRTLMQDELLQLWSANKGSVVFVTHDLEEAIALADRVFVLTARPATLKRVYEIDLPRPRVTSEIRYDTRFIEISKDIWHDLREEVQIG
- a CDS encoding response regulator transcription factor, which encodes MRNVPPLISHNLFGSLSDLIFHFDDPMSLTTIAIADDHPVVIEMLKRLPQWEPDFLISHCCNSGEGLIDALTRSPVDLIVVDY